The Sporosarcina sp. Te-1 DNA window GAAAGAACGGATTATCTTGAAAGAAGACGTCCCGAATCCTGTTTCGCCGCCACAAGGCTGTCCGTTTCATCCGAGATGTCCAGTGAGTCAGAAGGTTTGTATGGAAATTCGTCCAAAGGAAATCGTTATGAATGGAAATAGAACAGTCAGCTGTCATATGTATGATGAACAGTATAGCAATGAATTTACAAAAGTCTAAATGATGAAATGCCTCTAGTTAAATCTATTCTGTTGTTTACATCGGCAGACATTTACCGATATAAATGATAGAAAGCTTTCGAACTGGAGGAACGACGTTGAAATTACGAATTGGTGAACAGCATATTGACTATAAGAAGAAACCATCTGTGGAAGATGTAATTTTACGTATTAATGATGAATTGACAGAAGGATTTTATTTCAGTCATTTCATTGCTGATGGCATTGAAGTATATGATGATCAAGAAGACTACTTGGAAAAATACCTTAACGAAATGAAAGAGCTAGAGGTTATCATTAAAAACGAAAAGCAATTCATGAATGACGTTCTGTTGTCGGCTGAAGAATATGTACACCGTGCACAGCCGGAGATTGAAGTACTCATCGAAGACTTTCAAAAAGAACCGACAAGGGACACATGGGCCAATTTTGAGTTGTTATTGGGTGGGGCTGCTTGGTTGAATGATATGCTTGAATTGATTAAGAAAAGTAACGAACAGCCTTCTAATTGGCAGCAATTCGAACAACAAGCAACTATTTTGCAACAAGAAGTGAAGAAGTTACACGAAGCGGTGAACCAAAATTATCACAAGCAAATTGCCGGAGTGATTCAGCAAGGTCTACTGCCTGTTTGTAAAGAGTTAGAAGTATTGATTAGCCAGGCAATTGATACGGATGGTGAACGAGTAAATTTAAGTTAAATGGAACATTAAGTAAAAAGCGGACAGCCAAGTAAATTGGCCATCCGCTTTTGTTTTTCTCTTATTCATCTCTCACAAGCATACCCATCCTTATCCCTGTCCATTTTAGCTTGATAGGCTGGATGCCCTTATTTCTTACGGAACCCTCTGCAGTTTTAGAGCCTATTATAATAATAGGAAAATATATAAGGAAGAGAGGAGAAAGGAAAAACTTTTGGGTTATATAGGGATTCTTTTTCGTTGTATCTCTTGTTTTTAATGATTCGTAAGTCGAAATACCTCTACCAAACGATAACATTCCCCTCTATAATTAAAATAATCAAAACATTACATTATTCACTGGGGGTATATAAATGGACTACCTTTACAACCCGTACTCGACCATCCGGCATGCAGCATTCGCCCGCAAAGGAATGGTTGCCACTTCGCAGCCTCTTGCTGCGCAAGCTGGGATTGAAGTGATGCAGAAGGGCGGGAACGCGATTGATGCAGCGATTGCGACTGCAGCGGCGTTGACTGTCGTGGAGCCGACATCGAATGGCATTGGGGGAGATGCCTTTGCGCTTGTTTGGGTAAAGGATGAGTTACATGGCTTGAATGCCTCTGGACCTGCGCCTGAAAGATTGTCAGTCGAGGTAATTAAGAAAGCAGGCTATGAAAAGATTCCGACCTACGGGTTTACTCCCATTACGGTGCCGGGCGTGCCGAAAGCGTGGGCGGAGCTTGCCAAGCGCTTTGGAAAACTTCCGCTCCTCGAATCGCTGAGGCCGGCCATCCGATATGCAGATGAAGGGTACCCGCTGACGCCGATCCTAGGTAAATATTGGCGCATCGCCTATAATAAGTTCAAAGCGCTTAATTCAAATGAATTTGATGAGTGGTTCAAGACGTTTGCGCCGGATGGGCGACCACCTGAGACAGGGGATATGTGGAAGTCGCCTGGGCATGCGGAGACACTTCGTTTAATAGGTGAGACAAAAGCTGATTCCTTCTATCATGGTCAACTGGCGGACGCGATGGATGCCCATGTTGCTAGCCATAATGGCTATTTGTGTAAGTCCGATCTGGAAAGGTATGAAGTGGAATGGGTCAAACCGATTTCTACAAACTACAAAGGGTATGACGTTTGGGAGATTCCTCCGAGCGGCCAGGGGATCGTGACGCTTATGGCGCTCAACATTTTCTCGGAATTAAGCCCAGCTGTCCCGAACACGGTTAAGACGTTGCATGAACAAATCGAGGCGATGAAACTTGCGTTTGTCGATGGGAAGGCGTTTATTACAGAGGAACAAGACATGCCGATCGATGTAGAGCATTTACTATCGAAGGACTATGCGAAAAAGCGTGCAGCCAAAATTACAGACCGGGCTGCTATTCCGGCGCCATATGATTTGCCGAAAAGCGGCACTATCTATTTGGCGGCAGCGGATGAAGAAGGAAATATGGTGTCGTTTATCCAATCGAACTATATGGGTTTCGGTTCGGGCATTGTTGTCCCAGGTA harbors:
- a CDS encoding gamma-glutamyltransferase family protein is translated as MDYLYNPYSTIRHAAFARKGMVATSQPLAAQAGIEVMQKGGNAIDAAIATAAALTVVEPTSNGIGGDAFALVWVKDELHGLNASGPAPERLSVEVIKKAGYEKIPTYGFTPITVPGVPKAWAELAKRFGKLPLLESLRPAIRYADEGYPLTPILGKYWRIAYNKFKALNSNEFDEWFKTFAPDGRPPETGDMWKSPGHAETLRLIGETKADSFYHGQLADAMDAHVASHNGYLCKSDLERYEVEWVKPISTNYKGYDVWEIPPSGQGIVTLMALNIFSELSPAVPNTVKTLHEQIEAMKLAFVDGKAFITEEQDMPIDVEHLLSKDYAKKRAAKITDRAAIPAPYDLPKSGTIYLAAADEEGNMVSFIQSNYMGFGSGIVVPGTGIALQNRGVDFSLDPSHPNVLKPGKRSFNTIIPGFLTKDGQAIGPFGIMGGFMQPQGHFQVVINTIDYELNPQATLDAPRWQWIEGNKVHVEPNFPNHLAQALTRLGHEIIPTLDNGSFGRGQIIWRNPETGVLAGGTESRTDGTIAVW